A window from Salvelinus fontinalis isolate EN_2023a chromosome 8, ASM2944872v1, whole genome shotgun sequence encodes these proteins:
- the LOC129860989 gene encoding IQ motif and SEC7 domain-containing protein 1-like isoform X2, whose translation MDKPSVWRAVVSSTDPRRPRSESSTPPSGGAHPDRPSSAMSYRLYDIVEGDARPSESDGGASYRGPVISPDRFEGPLYGHGVQPGPQRPPRRPKLQHSQSILRKQAEEEAIKRSRSHSEGYELSADLQDKQVEMLERKYGGRFITRHAARTIQTAFRQYQMNKNFERLRSCMSENRMSRRIVLSNMRMQFSFEGPEKVHSSYFEGKQVSLTDDGTPLALVQSECGDLEVHHQANMASHPASQNHLTDAITELEDAFSRQVKSLAESIDDALNCRSLQGDEGHDPEGCPEVEREVAYQVKPHRGATGRKREDMMASYSDVTLFIDEEELSPSMGLSRGSGDQPSSIESDLRLRSANSSQDYWPLDPKDEERDTDTSCRSTPSLECQEQRLHLPLLTIEPPSDSSAEHSDRSDRSSIKRPPVYESHGGGHIVASSQASPKHISHGPPPRGPSRDDEAPLRHRHRALESHLAINGSANRQSKSESDFSDGDNDSINSTSNSNDTINCSSESSSRDSLREQTLSKQTYHKETRNSWDSPVFSNDVIRKRHYRIGLNLFNKKPEKGVQYLTERGFVPDTPVGVAHFLLQRKGLSRQMIGEFLGNRQKQFNRDVLDCVVDEMDFSSMELDEALRKFQNHIRVQGEAQKVERLIEAYSQRYCICNPTVVRQFRNPDTIFILAFAIILLNTDMYSPNVKPERKMKLEDFVKNLRGVDDGEDIPRETLVGIYERIRKRELKTNEDHVSQVQKVEKLIVGNKKPIGSLHHGLGCVLSLPHRRLVCYCRLFEVPDPNKLQKLGLHQREIFLFNDLLVVTKIFQKKKNSVTYSFRQSFSLYGMQVLMFENQHYGNGIKLTSAIPGADIKVLINFNAPNPQDRKKFTDDLRESIAEVQEMEKYRIESELEKQKGVVRPSMSQSSGLKKEAGNGNMNRASLDDTYTMGEGLKRSALSSSLRDLSEAGKRGRRSSAGSLDSNMEGSIISSPHTRRRATTPRSEGPPRGHPTIPNSSSLLGSLFGSKRAKPSSQSHPPLPPPGHPTLISHTPHPSNLHHTAQQVAQAQLHHSQYCQQNPPPYHHQHHYHPPPHTQYHQHPAAYASSSHSHQHPLVPQHSHSTHGHHASHSQHALHHHSQQQSPAPGGSKPKHSGISTVV comes from the exons TGTGGAGGGGGATGCACGGCCCAGTGAGAGCGACGGTGGAGCCAGCTACAGGGGCCCAGTGATCAGCCCAGACCGCTTCGAGGGCCCCCTCTACGGCCACGGAGTGCAGCCCGGCCCCCAGCGGCCCCCCCGCAGGCCCAAGCTCCAGCACTCCCAGTCCATCCTCCGCAAGCAGGCCGAGGAAGAGGCCATCAAACGCTCCCGCTCACACTCAGAGGGCTATGAGCTGTCGGCTGACCTCCAGGACAAACAG GTGGAGATGCTGGAGCGTAAATATGGAGGACGCTTCATAACCCGGCATGCGGCCCGAACCATCCAAACAGCCTTCCGTCAGTACCAGATGAACAAAAACTTTGAACGTCTCAGGAGTTGTATGTCTGAGAACCGCATGTCCCGACGCATCGTCTTGTCCAATATGAGGATGCAGTTCTCCTTCGAGGGCCCTGAGAAAGTCCACAGCTCCTACTTTGAGGGGAAACAAGTGTCCCTGACAGACGACGGCACCCCCCTGGCCTTGGTACAGTCCGAGTGTGGGGACCTGGAGGTCCACCACCAGGCCAACATGGCGTCTCACCCGGCCTCCCAGAACCACCTAACGGATGCCATCACAGAGCTGGAGGACGCCTTCTCCAGGCAGGTCAAGTCTCTGGCCGAGTCCATCGACGACGCCTTGAACTGCCGCAGCCTGCAGGGCGACGAGGGTCATGACCCAGAGGGCTGCCccgaggtggagagggaggtggcCTATCAGGTGAAGCCTCACCGCGGGGCGACGGGACGCAAGCGAGAGGACATGATGGCATCCTACAGCGATGTGACTCTGTTTATTGACGAGGAGGAACTGTCTCCCTCCATGGGGCTGTCGCGGGGGTCTGGTGACCAGCCCTCCAGCATTGAGTCAGACCTCCGCCTGCGCTCGGCCAACTCCTCCCAGGACTACTGGCCACTGGACCCCAAGGATGAGGAGCGTGACACGGACACCAGCTGTCGCAGCACTCCCTCCCTGGAGTGTCAGGAACAGAGGCTCCACCTCCCCCTGCTGACCATCGAGCCGCCCAGCGACAGCTCCGCCGAACACAGCGACCGCTCTGACCGCAGCTCCATCAAACGTCCTCCTGTCTACGAGTCTCACGGGGGAGGGCACATCGTGGCATCCTCCCAGGCCAGCCCCAAACACATCTCTCATGGCCCGCCCCCACGAGGGCCCTCCCGGGACGACGAGGCTCCCCTTCGTCACCGCCACAGGGCGCTGGAGAGCCACCTGGCCATCAACGGCTCGGCCAACCGGCAGAGCAAGTCTGAGTCTGACTTTTCGGATGGGGACAACGACAGCATCAACAGCACGTCTAACTCCAACGACACCATCAACTGCAGCTCTGAGTCGTCGTCCCGGGACAGCCTGAGGGAACAGACACTCAGCAAGCAGACGTACCACAAAGAGACACGCAACAGCTGGGACTCACCGGTCTTCAGCAACGATGTGATCCGCAAGAGGCACTATCGCATCGGCCTGAACCTCTTCAACAA gaaGCCAGAAAAGGGTGTCCAGTACCTGACTGAGAGAGGGTTCGTCCCAGACACGCCTGTGGGTGTGGCTCACTTCCTGCTTCAGAGAAAGGGCCTGAGCAGGCAGATGATTGGAGAGTTCCTGGGCAACCGGCAGAAACAGTTCAACAGAGACGTCCTGGA CTGTGTGGTAGATGAGATGGATTTCTCGTCGATGGAGCTTGACGAGGCACTGAGGAAGTTCCAGAATCACATACGGGTCCAGGGAGAGGCCCAGAAGGTGGAGCGCCTCATTGAAGCCTACAG TCAGCGCTACTGTATCTGTAACCCCACGGTGGTGCGCCAGTTCCGGAACCCTGACACCATCTTCATCCTGGCTTTCgccatcatcctcctcaacacGGATATGTACAGCCCCAACGTCAAGCCAGAGAGGAAGATGAAGCTGGAGGACTTCGTTAAGAATctcagag GGGTGGACGATGGGGAGGACATCCCCAGGGAGACTCTGGTAGGAATCTATGAGAGGATCAGGAAGAGGGAGCTGAAGACCAACGAGGACCATGTGTCTCAAGTCCAGAAGGTGGAGAAACTCATAGTGGGAAACAAAAAACCG ATTGGATCTCTCCACCACGGTCTAGGATGT GTCCTGTCCCTGCCCCATCGCAGGCTGGTCTGCTACTGCCGGCTGTTTGAAGTGCCGGACCCCAACAAGCTCCAGAAGCTGGGCCTGCACCAGCGGGAGATCTTCCTGTTTAATGATCTTCTGGTG GTGACAAAGATTTTCCAGAAGAAGAAGAACTCTGTGACATACAGCTTCAGGCAGTCTTTCTCTCTGTATGGGATGCAGGTTCTGATGTTTGAGAACCAGC ATTACGGGAATGGAATCAAGCTTACATCAGCCATACCAGGTGCCGACATCAAAGTCCTCATCAACTTTAACGCGCCCAACCCCCAGGACCGCAAGAAGTTTACTGACGACCTGCGAGAGTCCATCGCCGAGGTCCAGGAAATGGAGAAATACAGGATAGAGT CTGAGCTGGAGAAGCAGAAAGGGGTGGTGAGGCCCAGTATGTCCCAGAGCTCTGGGCTGAAGAAGGAGGCTGGCAACGGCAACATGAACCGTGCCAGTCTGGACGACACCTACACCATGGGCGAGGGCCTGAAGAGGAGCGCCCTCAGCAGCTCCCTCCGCGACCTCTCCGAAGCAG GCAAGCGTGGGCGCCGCAGCAGTGCAGGATCACTAGACAGCAATATGGAA GGGTCCATCATTAGCAGCCCCCACACACGCCGGAGAGCCACAACCCCCCGAAGTGAGGGCCCGCCTCGGGGCCACCCCACCATCCCcaactcctcctccctcctcggGTCGCTCTTCGGCAGCAAGCGGGCAAAGCCTTCATCCCAgagccatcctcctcttcctccacccggTCACCCCACCCTCATCTCCCACACGCCCCATccgtccaacctccaccacacagcccaGCAGGTAGCCCAGGCCCAGCTCCACCACTCCCAGTACTGCCAGCAGAACccccctccctaccaccaccagcaccactacCACCCCCCGCCCCACACACAGTACCACCAGCACCCGGCAGCATACGCATCCTCCTCCCACTCACACCAACACCCGCTTGTACCACAGCACAGTCACAGCACCCACGGCCATCATGCCTCACACTCCCAGCATGCCCTTCACCACCACAGTCAGCAGCAGAGCCCGGCACCCGGCGGGTCCAAACCCAAGCACAGTGGCATCAGCACCGTGgtgtga